Proteins encoded by one window of Channa argus isolate prfri chromosome 13, Channa argus male v1.0, whole genome shotgun sequence:
- the lamb2l gene encoding laminin subunit beta-1, producing MPIMAAYLYLSLVILALGAFAQDLPSGPHGCTEGSCYPATGNLLIGRAVNLSATSTCGLRGPEQYCIVSHLQESDKCFECNSQHPYDPYRHRHSHRIENVIYLMDSNGDNTWWQSVNGKESVSIRLNLEAEFHFTHLIMKFKTFRPAAMIIERSADFGRTWRPYRYFASNCTKTFPGIPSNGLHNINDIICEERYSDIEPSTNGEVIYKVLDPAIHVKDPYSLDIQELLRITNLRINFTKLNTLGDDLLDRRSDVLQKYYYAIYELVVRGSCFCYGHASECAPVPGVNIRENGMIHGRCVCKHNTEGLNCEQCRNFHNDLPWRPAEADNPHTCRECNCNGHATQCHFDMAVYLATGNASGGVCDDCQHNTMGRNCEMCKPFYYQDPNRDIRDPRVCVVCDCDPVGSMEGGVCDSHTDPDMGMISGQCRCKANVKGMRCDDCKEGYYGLSQNDPLGCQPCNCDPRGIILMGAPCDQISGDCSCKRYVTGRYCNQCLPEYWGLSNDLAGCRSCDCDFGGAYNNRCTMESGQCDCRKHLIGRQCSEVQPGYFCAPLDYYKYEAEEATGHSPTDPDLPGKVRPNADNECVQHLNNQLRRNRRHRRITNSQQHQAALARIRQLRQTPDVRTVHREHSPSHMVTWTGPGFARVKDGAGLVFTIDNIPYAMEYDIMIRYEPESTEDWEAIVRITSVLLPSSLRCGNLLPTEQLYTVTLPHHKRYVLMPRPFCFEPSNQYVVAIRFQRHGVSHRHLTAFILMDSLVLIPKYTELPGFRGNDPEAEHHREEMIHYMCMDSFMITPMPLLAEMCAKLICSISSIIHDGALPCKCNPQGSLSGECEKVGGQCRCKPNVMGRYCDQCAPGTYGFGVSGCTACDCHSEGSLSHQCDPVTGQCHCRQGATGRKCSDCQPGQWGFPSCSPCQCNGHADLCDPHTGECMNCRDYTAGHFCERCIDGFFGNPVLGSGEHCRPCPCPGNPGSGHFNGHSCQADHSSDQIICNCRQGYSGYRCDLCAPGYYGNPEQPGGHCLPCECNGNIDTQDPESCDPRTGQCLKCLYHTDGPSCARCQLGYYGNALAHDCRRCTCVTAGTIPSVCSNGQCHCDLQTGACRCRENVSGHNCDQCAPNHWNYGQDRGCEDCNCDPQHSLGSHCNMFTGQCHCQSGFGGKQCTECEQFHWGDPRVQCQECNCHPLGSEVAQCDRATGACVCREGATGKHCDECARGFAGVFPNCVQCHPCFQLWDDVVCQIKRDLDHIRYTVQKILESGVTPGVEDSRIRELERKLQQVQDLISKKQSDGIYQLIGQSIDDLRAEIAVSDGRLMGIAQELNATAEKEHTLTRTLNDLERELRHINATVAQKQRLLDEYHAAGFSDQFEKVKKYYQESVEAEEKCNSSVSGPASPVEQSSETRGLTENLLEARKDQFLRDLAAKNKSLSDLQQKAHDLDKTVHQLSHKVCGGHSNATANGSCPDSRCGGAGCRDDRGHHVCGGVGCNGTKSSSDEALSHALNVTESLNAANEELHGVSRKLQDIASLTSEVKNQAINTLEKAQKKKDYFEDNNKKLKDLIKKIRDFLTEEGADPESIEKVALQVLSITLPMNRTTVDKMITEIKGSLSNLTNVEGIINQTSQYINKAKELLDNAKDAKNWAEGVKNTANNTKQALDLSEKAIEKARTALKEAQNNLNSTRNATAEVNDRLTQLEDKQMDALMRLNNLSMGVDALRNKTEQNRLMAMDAKAQADNATQLASSLEQSLNDTEQRYNELRTKLDSLGGDSGGLNRINQKANDIKKEAEFLLEKAKNGTEQLEMLERKFKLNEQRMQEQRMELDELKENATVVRDAIREQVRKYSNCQ from the exons ATGCCCATCATGGCTGCGTATCTGTACCTGAGCCTCGTCATTCTGG CTCTCGGTGCGTTTGCACAGGATCTCCCATCAGGTCCTCACGGCTGCACGGAGGGAAGCTGTTACCCTGCGACGGGAAACCTTCTGATTGGACGGGCTGTCAACCTAAGCGCCACCTCCACGTGCGGCCTGAGAGGACCAGAGCAGTACTGCATCGTCAGCCACCTGCAG GAGTCGGATAAATGTTTTGAGTGCAACTCCCAGCATCCCTATGACCCTTATCGCCACAGACACAGCCACCGCATCGAAAACGTGATCTACCTCATGGACAGCAATGGAGACAACACCTGGTGGCAATCTgtgaatg GTAAGGAGAGTGTCAGTATCAGACTGAACCTGGAAGCTGAATTTCACTTCACACATCTCATCATGAAGTTCAAG ACTTTCCGACCTGCAGCTATGATCATCGAGCGCTCAGCTGACTTTGGCCGCACGTGGCGCCCCTACCGCTACTTCGCCTCAAACTGCACTAAAACCTTCCCCGGCATCCCGTCCAACGGCCTGCACAACATCAACGACATCATCTGCGAGGAACGCTACTCTGACATCGAACCCTCCACCAACGGAGAG GTCATTTATAAAGTTTTGGATCCGGCCATTCATGTGAAAGATCCCTACAGCTTGGACATTCAAG AACTTTTGCGCATCACCAACCTGCGAATCAACTTCACCAAGCTTAACACTCTGGGAGACGACCTGCTGGACCGACGCTCTGATGTCCTGCAGAAATATTACTACGCCATCTATGAGCTGGTGGTCAGAGGGAGCTGTTTCTGTTACGGACATGCCTCAGAGTGCGCCCCAGTTCCAGGGGTCAACATCCGGGAGAACGGCATG ATCCACGGCCGCTGTGTGTGCAAACATAATACAGAGGGCTTGAACTGCGAACAGTGCAGAAATTTCCACAACGACCTGCCCTGGAGACCAGCCGAGGCAGACAACCCTCACACCTGTAGag AGTGTAACTGTAATGGCCACGCCACACAGTGTCACTTCGACATGGCGGTGTATTTGGCCACGGGCAACGCCAGCGGGGGAGTGTGTGATGACTGTCAGCACAATACAATGGGACGCAACTGTGAGATGTGTAAACCTTTCTACTATCAAGACCCCAATAGGGACATCAGAGACCCAAGGGTTTGTGTTG TGTGTGACTGTGACCCGGTGGGATCAATGGAGGGGGGAGTGTGCGACAGCCACACTGATCCGGACATGGGGATGATTTCAGGACAGTGTCGCTGCAAAGCCAACGTCAAAGGCATGCGCTGCGACGACTGCAAGGAGGGTTACTACGGTCTCAGCCAGAACGACCCGCTTGGTTGTCAGC CGTGCAACTGTGACCCCCGAGGAATCATTTTGATGGGCGCTCCTTGTGATCAGATCAGTGGGGACTGCTCCTGCAAAAGATATGTCACTGGTCGCTACTGCAACCAGTGCCTG CCTGAGTACTGGGGCCTCAGTAACGACCTCGCCGGCTGCAGATCGTGTGACTGTGACTTTGGTGGAGCCTACAACAACAG GTGTACGATGGAAAGTGGCCAGTGTGACTGCAGGAAGCATCTGATTGGTCGACAGTGTTCAGAGGTGCAACCTGGGTACTTCTGTGCTCCCCTGGACTACTACAAATACGAGGCTGAAGAGGCCACTGGACACTCCCCTACTGACCCTGACCTGCCG GGCAAAGTTCGTCCTAATGCAGACAATGAGTGTGTCCAGCACCTCAACAACCAGCTGAGGAGGAACCGGCGTCACCGTCGCATCACCAACTCACAGCAACATCAAGCGGCACTTGCTCGCATCCGGCAGCTTCGACAGACA cCGGATGTGAGGACTGTTCACAGAGAGCACAGTCCCAGCCACATGGTCACGTGGACAGGACCTGGTTTTGCCCGTGTCAAGGATGGCGCCGGCTTGGTGTTCACTATCGACAACATCCCTTACGCCATGGAGTATGACATCATGATCCGCTACGAGCCAGAG tccACAGAGGACTGGGAGGCCATAGTTCGTATtacctctgtgctgctgccCTCCAGTCTCCGCTGTGGAAACCTTCTACCAACTGAACAGCTGTACACTGTGACCCTGCCTCACCACAAAAG ATACGTCCTGATGCCCAGACCGTTTTGTTTCGAGCCCAGCAATCAATACGTGGTTGCAATCAGGTTCCAGCGTCACGGAGTCTCGCACCGTCACCTTACTGCCTTCATTCTTATGGACTCG CTGGTTCTCATCCCTAAGTACACTGAGCTTCCAGGTTTCCGAGGTAACGATCCAGAGGCAGAGCATCATCGCGAGGAGATGATTCACTACATGTGTATGGATTCGTTCATGATCACGCCGATGCCCCTCCTGGCTGAGATGTGCGCCAAACTCATCTGTAGTATTTCATCCATCATTCACGATGGTGCTCTAC CCTGTAAGTGCAACCCTCAGGGTTCCCTCAGTGGTGAGTGTGAAAAGGTCGGAGGTCAGTGTCGATGTAAACCTAATGTGATGGGTCGATACTGTGATCAATGCGCCCCAGGGACCTACGGCTTTGGAGTCAGTGGCTGCACTG CCTGCGACTGCCACTCAGAGGGTTCGTTGAGCCACCAGTGTGACCCAGTTACAGGCCAGTGCCACTGCAGGCAAGGTGCCACTGGGCGCAAGTGCTCAGACTGCCAACCGGGCCAGTGGGGTTTCCCCAGCTGCAGCCCGTGTCAGTGTAACGGCCATGCAGACCTCTGTGACCCCCACACCGGAGAGTGTATGAACTGCAGAGACTACACAGCAGGACACTTCTGTGAAAG ATGTATAGATGGATTTTTTGGGAACCCGGTGCTCGGCTCGGGGGAGCACTGTCGGCCATGTCCCTGCCCTGGTAACCCTGGCTCAGGTCACTTTAACGGGCACTCATGCCAAGCTGACCACAGCTCTGACCAGATCATCTGTAACTGCAGACAAGGCTACAGTG GGTACCGCTGCGACCTGTGTGCCCCTGGTTATTATGGTAACCCAGAGCAACCTGGTGGGCATTGCCTGCCTTGTGAGTGCAATGGCAACATCGACACCCAGGACCCTGAGTCATGTGACCCAAGGACCGGGCAGTGCCTCAAATGTCTGTACCACACTGATGGCCCGTCTTGTGCCCGCTGCCAACTCGGTTACTACGGCAATGCTTTGGCTCATGATTGCAGAC GTTGTACCTGTGTGACTGCTGGCACCATCCCCTCTGTTTGCAGTAATGGACAgtgtcactgtgacctgcaAACTGGAGCCTGCCGTTGCAGGGAGAACGTGTCCGGCCACAACTGTGATCAATGTGCTCCCAACCACTGGAACTACGGCCAGGACCGAGGCTGTGAGGACTGTAACTGCGACCCACAGCACTCACTGGGATCTCACTGCAACATG TTCACAGGCCAGTGCCACTGTCAGTCAGGCTTTGGAGGTAAACAATGCACTGAGTGTGAGCAGTTCCACTGGGGGGACCCCCGGGTGCAGTGTCAAG AGTGTAACTGTCACCCGCTGGGCTCAGAAGTGGCCCAGTGTGACAGAGCAACTGGAGCATGTGTGTGTCGAGAGGGAGCAACAGGAAAACACTGCGATGAATGTGCTCGGGGGTTCGCCGGCGTCTTCCCCAACTGTGTCCAGTGCCACCCGTGCTTCCAGCTGTGGGACGATGTGGTGTGCCAGATCAAAAGAGACCTGGACCACATCCGCTATACGGTGCAAAAGATTCTGGAGAGTGGGGTCACGCCCGGAGTGGAGGACTCGCGCATCAGAGAGCTGGAGAGGAAGCTGCAACAGGTGCAGGATCTGATTAGCAAAAAGCAAAGTGATGGGATATACCAGCTGATTGGACAGAGCATCGATGACCTCAG GGCTGAGATTGCTGTAAGCGACGGGCGCCTGATGGGCATCGCCCAAGAGCTGAATGCAACAGCAGAAAAGGAACACACACTGACTCGCACTTTGAATGACCTGGAGAGAGAGCTGAGGCACATCAACGCCACCGTGGCTCAAAAACAACGCCTGCTGGATGAATATCACGCCGCTGGGTTTTCAG ATCAGTTTGAGAAAGTGAAGAAGTACTATCAGGAGTCAGTGGAGGCGGAGGAGAAATGCAACTCCTCCGTGTCAGGTCCTGCCAGTCCAGTGGAACAATCCAGTGAAACCCGCGGTCTTACTGAAAACCTGTTGGAGGCCAGAAAGGACCAGTTTCTCCGTGATCtggctgcaaaaaacaaatccttaTCAGATCTGCAGCAGAAGGCCCACGACCTGGATAAGACGGTCCATCAACTCAGTCATAAG GTATGTGGTGGTCATAGCAATGCCACCGCTAATGGCAGTTGCCCTGACAGCCGGTGTGGCGGTGCAGGTTGCCGTGATGATCGGGGTCATCATGTGTGTGGAGGAGTGGGATGCAACGGGACAAAGAGCTCTTCCGATGAAGCGCTCAGTCATGCCCTGAACGTCACTGAGAGTTTGAACGCTGCCAACGAGGAACTGCACGGCGTCTCAAGAAAG CTCCAGGATATAGCGTCTCTAACAAGCGAAGTGAAGAACCAGGCGATCAACACTCTAGAGAAAGCCCAGAAAAAGAAGGACTACTTTGAAGACAACAACAAGAAGCTCAAAGATTTGATTAAGAAGATTAGAGACTTTCTCACTG AGGAGGGAGCAGACCCAGAGAGCATAGAGAAGGTGGCTCTGCAGGTTCTGTCGATCACGCTGCCGATGAACAGGACCACGGTGGACAAGATGATCACGGAGATAAAAGGCAGCCTTTCCAACCTCACCAATGTCGAGGGGATCATCAACCAAACATCGCAGTACATTAACAAAGCCAAAGAGCTGCTCGACAACGCTAAAGATGCAAA GAACTGGGCAGAGGGAGTGAAGAATACCGCCAATAACACGAAGCAGGCGTTGGATTTGTCCGAGAAGGCCATCGAGAAAGCAAGAACTGCCCTTAAGGAGGCTCAGAACAACCTGAACAGCACAAGAAATGCTACTGCTGAG GTGAATGACAGACTGACGCAGCTGGAGGACAAGCAGATGGATGCCCTAATGCGTTTAAACAACCTCTCCATGGGAGTGGACGCTCTGAGAAACAAGACCGAGCAGAACCGACTGATGGCAATGGACGCCAAAGCGCAGGCGGACAACGCAACTCAGCTCGCGTCCTCGCTGGAGCAA AGCCTCAATGACACAGAGCAACGGTACAATGAGCTGCGCACGAAGTTGGACTCCCTCGGTGGAGACTCAGGAGGGCTGAACCGCATCAACCAGAAGGCGAATGACATCAAGAAGGAGGCAGAATTCCTCCTGGAGAAAGCTAAGAATGGGACAGAACAACTGGAGA TGCTGGAGCGGAAGTTCAAGCTCAACGAGCAGCGGATGCAGGAGCAGCGCATGGAGCTGGACGAGCTGAAGGAAAACGCTACCGTGGTGCGGGACGCGATCCGGGAACAGGTGCGGAAGTACAGTAACTGTCAGTGA